The proteins below are encoded in one region of Ricinus communis isolate WT05 ecotype wild-type chromosome 6, ASM1957865v1, whole genome shotgun sequence:
- the LOC8261033 gene encoding uncharacterized protein LOC8261033 has product MGFAKEVQSIIRLLRFLKTLFFLITLLISFLVFSAPVLLVLADTLLPFSLLSASLSPSSSLSLKTLSSHFNNYDFRYSLIDIPLISIIRSAVIICVYSLCDGPRLSRGPYLGITTICSVSSLIYVSLKAPYVFSVSRIEEDHDKGEYVRAMEIALFACSFVLAIGHIVVAYRTSCRERRKLLVYKIDIEAVSACKNGFPGYKKIPKEERVK; this is encoded by the exons ATGGGTTTTGCTAAAGAAGTGCAATCAATCATTAGACTATTGAGATTTTTAAAGACTCTATTTTTCTTGATCACtctgttaatttcttttcttgtgttCTCTGCACCAGTTCTTCTTGTTTTAGCTGATACCcttcttcctttctctcttctttctgcttctctttctccttcttcttctttatctcTCAAAACCCTTTCTTCCCATTTCAACAACTATGATTTTAGATACTCTCTCAttgatatacccctcatatcCATAATTAGATCAGCTGTCATCATCT GTGTTTACAGTTTGTGTGATGGCCCAAGATTATCAAGAGGGCCCTATTTGGGGATTACAACAATATGTTCTGTTTCATCACTAATTTATGTGTCATTAAAGGCACCCTATGTGTTCAGTGTCTCAAGGATTGAAGAAGATCATGATAAAGGAGAGTATGTCAGAGCCATGGAAATTGCTTTGTTTGCTTGTTCCTTTGTCTTAGCAATTGGACATATTGTTGTTGCATACAGAACAAGTTgcagagaaagaagaaagcttTTAGTCTACAAAATTGACATTGAAGCT GTTTCTGCTTGCAAGAATGGATTTCCTGGATACAAGAAGAttccaaaagaagaaagggtCAAGTAA
- the LOC8261034 gene encoding nuclear pore complex protein NUP88 isoform X1 — protein sequence MRYTFDFTHSKMDSPSSSSSRQSLTPKEDIQWVPLTSHPLFATTTGTAAAATPPRNLLAWDGSSRLYYWDSNKQCLHRISIRLGDPEPTSVFASIPSKVLRADVDINFVVNNISINKNGTALFLSGSDGLCVIYLYGRANAKDNAIICRTVSVGSQIYFNENSVIRTLQVLWHPYSDSHLGVLSSDSVFRLFDLSSNVLQPEQEYYLQPVEPGRSRNASSICPVDFSFGGDHLWDRFSVFILFSDGLIYILCPIVPFGSVHKLESVLEIYSDAQTFGLKSTNQTAVSNSNFAISWLEATFPELNDEAIERDDLLTLKARPYALFDASLCLQGPLRKVHGGEDEYSAVRGTQCEGCAISFLYNIVSKDSILVTAWSGGQLQIDALADEIQPVWTVGSPPRLHVDSHDHILAVAMICESISGEIPVVKLDQPLDHTVWLGHPPPLLRLAIVDLALPRKMESGSKITMFADPLLPEKIYSVHDGGIDSILLHFLPFTSQSCGKDETLRTPSVHPLLSTRQADNSSPLCGFVTLSDAFGYSWIIGVTSMQECIVLEMKTWDSLLLSHVDVEKKSPGSEERKEGNTLDIISKELLSGPKVVLLPQASPNLRSVAADSIEGRSALHQYFKLFHENYVEYAHKVYFELKHHEPQLKRIIDDQNARLDAAEEKLLKVEEKQLGLDDRIGHAINAHSLLEQRLQHLRNLPGAHKKPLSRAEREFKSELDNFTGIELDALRTSIDTLRARLKRFTQSPRAKVLNQQRQMSGKNYVRDVQISQLKSSLAKLSLVNNENSKKVKLVESVLKSQESSK from the exons ATGAGGTACACTTTCGATTTCACTCACTCCAAAATGGactctccttcttcttcttcttctcgtCAATCCCTAACTCCTAAAGAGGACATCCAGTGGGTCCCACTCACCTCTCACCCGCTCTTCGCCACCACCACCGGCACAGCCGCCGCTGCTACTCCGCCGAGGAACTTATTAGCATGGGACGGTTCTTCCAGGTTATATTATTGGGATTCAAACAAACAATGCCTTCACCGAATCTCTATTCGTCTCGGCGATCCTGAACCTACTTCTGTTTTCGCTTCTATTCCCTCTAAG gtgTTGCGAGCAGATGTAGATATCAACTTTGTAGTTAATAATATCTCCATCAATAAAAACGGCACCGCGTTGTTTCTATCTGGTTCAGATGGATTATGTGTCATATACCTGTATGGACGTGCTAATGCTAAAGATAATGCGATTATTTGCAG GACTGTTTCAGTTGGTTCACAAATTTATTTCAATGAAAATAGTGTGATTCGTACACTTCAAGTTCTGTGGCATCCTTATAGTGACTCGCATTTGGGAGTTCTTTCTTCTGATTCTGTTTTTAG ACTTTTTGATTTGTCTTCAAATGTCCTGCAACCGGAGCAGGAGTATTATCTACAGCCAGTTGAACCAGGTAGATCCAGAAATGCCTCGTCAATATGTCCTGTAGACTTTTCATTTGGAGGAGACCACTTGTGGGACAGGTTCAGT gtttttatattattcagCGACGGTTTGATTTACATCCTTTGCCCAATTGTTCCTTTTGGAAG TGTCCACAAATTGGAATCAGTATTGGAGATATATAGTGATGCTCAGACATTTGGGCTTAAATCAACAAATCAGACAGCTGTTAGTAATTCTAATTTTGCAATATCATGGTTAGAAGCAACATTTCCCGAGTTAAATGACGAAGCAATTGAACGGGATGATCTATTGACTTTAAAAGCTCGCCCCTATGCTTTATTTGACGCATCACTTTGTTTACAG GGCCCTCTAAGAAAAGTACATGGTGGGGAAGATGAATATTCAGCTGTTAGAGGTACGCAATGTGAAGGTTGTGCTATCAGTTTTCTCTATAACATAGTCAGCAAAGACTCAATTCTGGTGACTGCATGGAGTGGGGGGCAATTGCAAATAGATGCCCTAGCTGATGAAATCCAGCCAGTCTGGACAGTTGGTAGCCCACCTCGTCTTCATGTTGATTCCCATGACCATATCCTTGCTGTTGCTATGATATGTGAATCAATTTCCGGCGAGATTCCTGTTGTGAAGCTTGATCAGCCTCTTGATCATACTGTTTGGTTAGGTCATCCACCTCCTTTGTTGAGACTTGCAATTGTGGATTTGGCTTTGCCGAGGAAAATGGAAAGTGGATCTAAAATAACAATGTTTGCTGATCCTCTATTGCCTGAAAAAATCTATTCTGTTCATGATGGTGGAATTGATTCAATATTGTTGCATTTTCTTCCATTTACAAGTCAATCCTGTGGCAAGGATGAGACATTAAGAACTCCATCAGTGCATCCTCTGCTTAGCACACGCCAGGCCGATAACTCCTCGCCTCTATGCGGTTTCGTCACACTATCCGATGCATTTGGATATTCATGGATTATAGGAGTCACCTCCATGCAAGAATGTATTGTGCTAGAGATGAAAACTTGGGATTCATTGCTTCTGAGTCATGTCGATGTGGAAAAGAAATCTCCAGGATCTGAAGAACGGAAAGAGGGAAATACTCTAGACATCATAAGCAAAGAACTTCTTAGTGGTCCTAAGGTGGTTCTTCTTCCTCAGGCCTCACCAAATCTTAGATCTGTTGCTGCTGATTCTATCGAAGGTCGATCAGCTCTGCATCAGTATTTCAAGCTTTTTCATGAAAATTACGTCGAATATGCTCATAAG GTTTATTTTGAGCTCAAGCACCATGAGCCTCAGTTGAAGAGAATCATTGATGACCAAAATGCTCGCTTGGATGCAGCAGAAGAGAAGTTGTTGAAAGTGGAGGAGAAACAATTGGGGTTGGATGACAGGATTGGTCATGCAATCAATGCACACAGTCTTCTTGAACAACGGTTGCAACATTTAAGGAATTTGCCCGGTGCCCACAAGAAACCTTTGTCAAGAGCAGAGCGTGAATTTAAGTCTGAGCTTG ACAACTTTACAGGAATTGAGTTGGATGCTTTGCGTACTTCCATTGACACTTTAAGAGCAAGGTTAAAAAGGTTCACGCAGTCTCCAAGAGCTAAAGTATTGAACCAGCAAAGGCAGATGTCAGGGAAGAACTATGTCCGAGATGTCCAAATCTCCCAGCTGAAATCTTCACTTGCAAAACTCTCACTTGTCAATaatgaaaattcaaaaaaggTTAAGCTTGTTGAATCTGTATTAAAAAGTCAGGAAAGCAGTAAATGA
- the LOC8261034 gene encoding nuclear pore complex protein NUP88 isoform X2 codes for MDYVSYTCMDVLMLKIMRLFAVGSQIYFNENSVIRTLQVLWHPYSDSHLGVLSSDSVFRLFDLSSNVLQPEQEYYLQPVEPGRSRNASSICPVDFSFGGDHLWDRFSVFILFSDGLIYILCPIVPFGSVHKLESVLEIYSDAQTFGLKSTNQTAVSNSNFAISWLEATFPELNDEAIERDDLLTLKARPYALFDASLCLQGPLRKVHGGEDEYSAVRGTQCEGCAISFLYNIVSKDSILVTAWSGGQLQIDALADEIQPVWTVGSPPRLHVDSHDHILAVAMICESISGEIPVVKLDQPLDHTVWLGHPPPLLRLAIVDLALPRKMESGSKITMFADPLLPEKIYSVHDGGIDSILLHFLPFTSQSCGKDETLRTPSVHPLLSTRQADNSSPLCGFVTLSDAFGYSWIIGVTSMQECIVLEMKTWDSLLLSHVDVEKKSPGSEERKEGNTLDIISKELLSGPKVVLLPQASPNLRSVAADSIEGRSALHQYFKLFHENYVEYAHKVYFELKHHEPQLKRIIDDQNARLDAAEEKLLKVEEKQLGLDDRIGHAINAHSLLEQRLQHLRNLPGAHKKPLSRAEREFKSELDNFTGIELDALRTSIDTLRARLKRFTQSPRAKVLNQQRQMSGKNYVRDVQISQLKSSLAKLSLVNNENSKKVKLVESVLKSQESSK; via the exons ATGGATTATGTGTCATATACCTGTATGGACGTGCTAATGCTAAAGATAATGCGATTATTTGCAG TTGGTTCACAAATTTATTTCAATGAAAATAGTGTGATTCGTACACTTCAAGTTCTGTGGCATCCTTATAGTGACTCGCATTTGGGAGTTCTTTCTTCTGATTCTGTTTTTAG ACTTTTTGATTTGTCTTCAAATGTCCTGCAACCGGAGCAGGAGTATTATCTACAGCCAGTTGAACCAGGTAGATCCAGAAATGCCTCGTCAATATGTCCTGTAGACTTTTCATTTGGAGGAGACCACTTGTGGGACAGGTTCAGT gtttttatattattcagCGACGGTTTGATTTACATCCTTTGCCCAATTGTTCCTTTTGGAAG TGTCCACAAATTGGAATCAGTATTGGAGATATATAGTGATGCTCAGACATTTGGGCTTAAATCAACAAATCAGACAGCTGTTAGTAATTCTAATTTTGCAATATCATGGTTAGAAGCAACATTTCCCGAGTTAAATGACGAAGCAATTGAACGGGATGATCTATTGACTTTAAAAGCTCGCCCCTATGCTTTATTTGACGCATCACTTTGTTTACAG GGCCCTCTAAGAAAAGTACATGGTGGGGAAGATGAATATTCAGCTGTTAGAGGTACGCAATGTGAAGGTTGTGCTATCAGTTTTCTCTATAACATAGTCAGCAAAGACTCAATTCTGGTGACTGCATGGAGTGGGGGGCAATTGCAAATAGATGCCCTAGCTGATGAAATCCAGCCAGTCTGGACAGTTGGTAGCCCACCTCGTCTTCATGTTGATTCCCATGACCATATCCTTGCTGTTGCTATGATATGTGAATCAATTTCCGGCGAGATTCCTGTTGTGAAGCTTGATCAGCCTCTTGATCATACTGTTTGGTTAGGTCATCCACCTCCTTTGTTGAGACTTGCAATTGTGGATTTGGCTTTGCCGAGGAAAATGGAAAGTGGATCTAAAATAACAATGTTTGCTGATCCTCTATTGCCTGAAAAAATCTATTCTGTTCATGATGGTGGAATTGATTCAATATTGTTGCATTTTCTTCCATTTACAAGTCAATCCTGTGGCAAGGATGAGACATTAAGAACTCCATCAGTGCATCCTCTGCTTAGCACACGCCAGGCCGATAACTCCTCGCCTCTATGCGGTTTCGTCACACTATCCGATGCATTTGGATATTCATGGATTATAGGAGTCACCTCCATGCAAGAATGTATTGTGCTAGAGATGAAAACTTGGGATTCATTGCTTCTGAGTCATGTCGATGTGGAAAAGAAATCTCCAGGATCTGAAGAACGGAAAGAGGGAAATACTCTAGACATCATAAGCAAAGAACTTCTTAGTGGTCCTAAGGTGGTTCTTCTTCCTCAGGCCTCACCAAATCTTAGATCTGTTGCTGCTGATTCTATCGAAGGTCGATCAGCTCTGCATCAGTATTTCAAGCTTTTTCATGAAAATTACGTCGAATATGCTCATAAG GTTTATTTTGAGCTCAAGCACCATGAGCCTCAGTTGAAGAGAATCATTGATGACCAAAATGCTCGCTTGGATGCAGCAGAAGAGAAGTTGTTGAAAGTGGAGGAGAAACAATTGGGGTTGGATGACAGGATTGGTCATGCAATCAATGCACACAGTCTTCTTGAACAACGGTTGCAACATTTAAGGAATTTGCCCGGTGCCCACAAGAAACCTTTGTCAAGAGCAGAGCGTGAATTTAAGTCTGAGCTTG ACAACTTTACAGGAATTGAGTTGGATGCTTTGCGTACTTCCATTGACACTTTAAGAGCAAGGTTAAAAAGGTTCACGCAGTCTCCAAGAGCTAAAGTATTGAACCAGCAAAGGCAGATGTCAGGGAAGAACTATGTCCGAGATGTCCAAATCTCCCAGCTGAAATCTTCACTTGCAAAACTCTCACTTGTCAATaatgaaaattcaaaaaaggTTAAGCTTGTTGAATCTGTATTAAAAAGTCAGGAAAGCAGTAAATGA
- the LOC8261035 gene encoding cytochrome P450 90A1 — protein sequence MALVFLFLSLFSFSLVIFIIHRTSRHRRLRLPPGNFGLPFVGETLQLISAYKTENPEPFIDERVNRFGSLFTTHVFGEPTVFSADPETNRFILQNEGKLFESSYPSSISNLLGKHSLLLMKGSLHKRMHSLTMSFANSSIIKDHLLVDIDRLVRLNLNCWTDRVFLMEEAKKITFELTMKQLMSFDPGEWTESLRKEYVLVIEGFFTVPLPIFSTTYRRAIKARTKVAEALSLIVMQRRRESESGERKKDMLGALLAADDGFSDEEIVDFLVALLVAGYETTSTIMTLAVKFLTETPLALAQLKEEHEGIRAKKSEGEALEWSDYKSMPFTQCVVNETLRVANIISGVFRRAMTDINIKGYTIPKGWKVFASFRAVHLDHDHFKDARSFNPWRWQNNSGVTCPGNVFTPFGGGPRLCPGYELARVELSVFLHHLVTRFSWVPAEEDKLVFFPTTRTQKRYPINVQRRSDVKS from the exons ATGGCACTtgttttcctctttctttccttgttttctttttcacttgtAATCTTTATTATCCACCGTACATCCCGGCATCGCCGCCTCCGGTTGCCGCCGGGCAACTTTGGCCTACCCTTTGTTGGAGAAACTCTGCAGCTTATATCAGCATACAAGACTGAGAACCCTGAACCGTTTATAGATGAACGAGTGAACAGATTCGGTTCTTTGTTTACCACCCATGTTTTTGGTGAACCCACGGTTTTCTCCGCCGACCCGGAGACTAACCGGTTCATTTTGCAAAACGAAGGGAAGTTGTTCGAGTCGAGTTATCCGAGTTCGATATCAAATTTGCTAGGAAAACATTCTTTGCTGTTGATGAAGGGCAGTTTGCATAAAAGAATGCATTCTTTAACTATGAGTTTTGCTAATTCTTCCATTATCAAAGATCATCTTTTGGTTGATATAGACCGGTTGGTTCGGCTCAACTTGAATTGCTGGACCGACCGGGTTTTTCTCATGGAAGAAGCCAAGAAG ATAACATTTGAGCTAACAATGAAGCAACTAATGAGCTTTGATCCAGGGGAGTGGACTGAGAGTTTAAGGAAAGAGTACGTTCTTGTTATTGAAGGATTTTTCACTGTGCCTTTGCCTATATTCTCCACCACATACCGAAGAGCTATCAAA GCTAGGACTAAGGTGGCAGAGGCATTAAGCCTGATAGTGATGCAAAGACGAAGAGAGAGTGAGTcaggagaaagaaagaaagacatgTTAGGAGCTCTTCTAGCCGCCGATGATGGGTTTTCCGATGAGGAAATAGTGGATTTCTTGGTGGCACTACTTGTTGCCGGCTATGAAACTACCTCTACTATTATGACTCTTGCTGTTAAGTTCCTAACTGAGACACCTCTCGCTCTGGCTCAGCTCAAG gAGGAGCATGAAGGGATTAGGGCAAAGAAAAGTGAAGGAGAAGCTCTAGAGTGGAGTGATTACAAGTCAATGCCTTTCACTCAATGT GTTGTTAATGAGACACTGAGAGTAGCAAACATAATTAGTGGGGTATTTAGACGAGCAATGACAGACATCAATATAAAAG GTTACACAATCCCTAAGGGATGGAAAGTTTTTGCTTCATTTCGAGCTGTACATTTAGATCATGATCACTTCAAAGATGCTCGATCTTTCAATCCATGGAGATGGCAG AACAATTCAGGAGTAACATGTCCAGGGAATGTGTTCACTCCATTTGGAGGAGGACCAAGACTCTGCCCAGGTTATGAACTAGCTAGAGTAGAACTCTCTGTTTTCCTGCATCATCTAGTCACTCGGTTCAG TTGGGTTCCTGCAGAGGAAGATAAGTTGGTTTTCTTTCCGACGACCAGAACACAGAAACGGTACCCAATCAACGTGCAGCGACGAAGCGATGTAAAGAGTTAG